Proteins from a genomic interval of Elusimicrobia bacterium HGW-Elusimicrobia-1:
- a CDS encoding carbon monoxide dehydrogenase, whose translation MTIRVATAGKGGVGKTTFTALLARAFLEKGARPMLVVDADPNANLNYYLGAAYDATVSDLRESLKRDVPPAGMSKTDFTALKISEILSENNGYDLLAMGRPEGPGCYCFVNEVLRTALSRLASKYAVLLLDNEAGLEHLSRRTTDDLDELFIVSDFSPVALVAAARIKSLAASLELKVKKTSLILNRIKSGSDEMMARKMARDILGADIEIAAVIPELPEIGEMLPQSKNVFSLTSFPKEIMDRITGAFAV comes from the coding sequence ATGACGATTCGCGTAGCCACCGCAGGCAAAGGCGGCGTGGGCAAGACGACTTTTACGGCTTTGCTGGCGCGCGCGTTTCTTGAAAAAGGCGCCAGGCCCATGCTCGTTGTGGACGCCGATCCGAACGCGAATCTCAATTATTATCTCGGCGCCGCGTATGACGCCACCGTGTCGGATTTGAGGGAATCGTTAAAACGCGACGTTCCTCCGGCGGGAATGTCCAAGACCGATTTTACGGCGCTTAAAATTTCCGAGATACTGTCGGAAAATAACGGCTACGATCTTTTGGCCATGGGACGCCCCGAAGGCCCGGGATGCTACTGTTTCGTCAATGAAGTTCTGCGGACGGCCCTTTCGCGGCTGGCGTCTAAATACGCGGTTCTTCTGCTCGACAACGAGGCGGGACTCGAGCATCTGTCGCGCCGCACTACCGACGACCTCGACGAACTTTTCATCGTCTCGGACTTTTCGCCCGTGGCTCTTGTGGCCGCCGCGCGCATAAAGTCGCTGGCGGCTTCGCTGGAACTAAAAGTCAAAAAGACATCGCTGATTTTGAATCGCATAAAAAGCGGGTCCGACGAGATGATGGCGCGTAAAATGGCGCGCGATATATTGGGCGCCGACATTGAAATTGCCGCCGTCATCCCCGAACTTCCGGAAATCGGTGAAATGCTTCCGCAGTCAAAAAACGTTTTTTCACTGACAAGTTTTCCGAAGGAAATAATGGACAGGATTACGGGCGCCTTCGCCGTGTAG
- a CDS encoding acetyl-CoA decarbonylase/synthase complex subunit delta (part of a complex that catalyzes the cleavage of acetyl-CoA) translates to MEKYFEKWTSAINEITLGAPPSGIVKIGGAAALPFVKGEGYQGNPSALAVEISDIPPTDWPEPLAAVWRQVWNDPVAWAKKAEASGADIVLLRLSGANPESRDRSADDTAQIARAVSDAVKIPVAVIGCEVLSKDLEIMPAVSHALAGRNALIGIATKDNYKTMAAAALADGHALIAEAPIDINLAKQLNILISDAGFPVEKIVVHQTTGALGYGYEYCYTIMERTRIAGLSGDAMLATPMINFVGAECWKLKESVTQDAEAPGWGAFQKRGIIWEASCAAAYLEAGADILVMYHPEALSAVRGIASRLAGE, encoded by the coding sequence ATGGAAAAATATTTTGAGAAGTGGACATCCGCAATCAACGAAATAACTCTCGGCGCGCCGCCGTCGGGCATTGTTAAGATCGGCGGCGCGGCGGCCTTGCCTTTCGTTAAAGGCGAAGGTTATCAGGGCAACCCGTCCGCTTTGGCCGTGGAGATTTCCGATATTCCCCCGACGGACTGGCCTGAGCCGCTGGCCGCGGTTTGGCGTCAGGTCTGGAACGATCCGGTCGCCTGGGCCAAGAAAGCCGAGGCCTCCGGCGCGGACATTGTCCTGTTGCGGTTGTCGGGCGCGAATCCGGAGTCGCGCGACCGTTCCGCCGACGACACGGCGCAAATCGCGCGCGCCGTTTCGGATGCCGTCAAAATTCCGGTCGCCGTAATCGGCTGCGAAGTTTTGTCAAAAGACCTCGAAATTATGCCGGCAGTCAGCCACGCGCTGGCGGGCCGCAACGCCCTTATCGGCATCGCCACCAAAGACAACTACAAGACGATGGCCGCCGCCGCACTGGCCGACGGCCACGCTCTCATCGCCGAGGCGCCGATAGACATTAACTTGGCCAAACAACTCAATATTCTTATATCCGACGCGGGTTTCCCCGTCGAGAAAATAGTCGTGCATCAGACGACCGGCGCGCTGGGATACGGCTATGAATACTGTTACACAATAATGGAAAGAACGCGCATCGCCGGTCTTTCGGGCGACGCGATGCTTGCCACTCCCATGATAAACTTCGTCGGCGCGGAGTGCTGGAAGCTTAAAGAGTCCGTCACACAGGATGCCGAGGCGCCCGGATGGGGGGCTTTCCAAAAAAGAGGTATAATTTGGGAGGCGTCCTGCGCCGCGGCGTATCTTGAGGCGGGCGCGGACATTTTGGTGATGTATCACCCTGAAGCGCTTTCGGCCGTGCGGGGCATAGCTTCGCGTTTGGCCGGCGAATAA
- a CDS encoding acetate kinase translates to MKILVLNARIKSLEFDLREMPDEVSLVAGKINKIGSDHSVFTVGRDGAKPESFLKKTVSHEDALEAVGGVLADAGFKVSDVAAVGHRVVHGGVFTDSVIISDAVKTEVYRDFDIAPLHNPYNLRIIEAAQKIYDGVPHVAVFDTAFHSTLPETAYRYPLPERLYHEYKIRRYGFHGPSHKYLVERTAALLGRAGSGLDMITFYLGEGSSAAAIKGGKSVDTSMGFTPLEGLMMSTRSGDVSAGIIIFLLKNGWTIKELERTLNYESGLLGVSGESENFREVMEHALAGDAKSRLAVDMYVYRARKYLGAYWLGLPGLAAVSLTGDVAEEIPYVRQRIFENLESFGIEISKEKNDACVSREAEISSDKSRVKIFVMPRSGDLLIARETYAVVNPRRTVIK, encoded by the coding sequence ATGAAAATACTTGTTCTTAACGCCAGAATAAAATCTCTGGAATTCGATTTAAGGGAAATGCCGGACGAGGTGTCTCTGGTGGCCGGCAAAATAAATAAAATCGGTTCCGACCATTCGGTTTTTACCGTCGGCCGCGACGGAGCCAAACCCGAGAGTTTTCTTAAAAAAACCGTTTCGCACGAGGACGCGCTCGAAGCCGTCGGCGGTGTGCTTGCCGACGCGGGATTTAAAGTTTCCGACGTGGCGGCGGTGGGACATCGCGTGGTGCACGGCGGCGTGTTTACCGATTCGGTGATAATAAGCGACGCCGTAAAAACCGAGGTGTACCGCGACTTCGACATCGCGCCGCTTCATAATCCGTACAATTTAAGAATCATCGAGGCCGCGCAAAAAATCTACGACGGAGTTCCTCACGTGGCGGTTTTCGACACGGCTTTTCACTCGACTTTGCCCGAAACGGCCTATCGTTATCCTCTGCCCGAACGGCTTTACCACGAATACAAAATCAGAAGATACGGATTCCACGGGCCGTCGCACAAATATCTGGTTGAAAGAACCGCCGCGCTTTTGGGCAGGGCCGGTTCCGGTCTCGACATGATAACTTTTTATCTCGGAGAGGGCTCGTCCGCCGCCGCGATAAAAGGCGGGAAATCCGTAGACACTTCCATGGGCTTTACGCCTCTTGAAGGTCTCATGATGTCCACACGCTCCGGCGACGTTTCGGCAGGCATCATAATTTTTCTTCTCAAAAACGGCTGGACGATAAAAGAGCTTGAGCGCACGCTTAACTACGAAAGCGGTTTGCTGGGCGTTTCCGGCGAAAGCGAAAATTTCAGGGAAGTCATGGAACACGCGCTTGCCGGCGACGCCAAATCGCGGCTGGCTGTCGATATGTACGTATATCGCGCCAGAAAATATCTGGGCGCCTACTGGCTCGGTCTGCCCGGCCTCGCGGCGGTGTCTCTTACCGGCGATGTGGCCGAGGAAATTCCTTATGTGAGGCAGAGAATATTCGAGAATCTGGAAAGTTTCGGTATCGAGATTTCAAAAGAAAAAAACGACGCCTGCGTTTCGCGCGAGGCCGAAATCTCGTCGGACAAGTCCCGCGTCAAGATTTTTGTGATGCCGCGCTCCGGCGACCTTTTGATAGCCCGCGAAACTTACGCCGTGGTAAATCCACGCCGGACAGTCATAAAATAA